Proteins encoded in a region of the Trichomycterus rosablanca isolate fTriRos1 chromosome 26, fTriRos1.hap1, whole genome shotgun sequence genome:
- the si:dkey-71l1.1 gene encoding mitochondrial import receptor subunit TOM40B — MGSVLALSSRPGRQNSPFPQDRPILRWDKRDGRLPNPGSFDGLHRSCKDVFPQQVEGVKMLINKTLSSFFKVSHTFHLSAVAPSIYRFHVEHLQSDTESKETGSPMLIGEMDSSGSLNAHSLFHLSERVKAKAVFQTVQSQFVTWQFETEYRGSDFTAAITVANPDIVRESVIMVAHFLQSVSPQLVLGGELVYHRGRAEEGGILTLAGQYSGPNWVATLNAGKGGAHASYYHKANKQIQVGVEFEASTRTQETKFSFGYQMDLPEANMVFRGMVDSRCIIGGVLEKRLCPLPATLIMGAFVNHRGDKLQVGLGVNVG, encoded by the exons ATGGGCAGTGTGCTGGCCTTGTCCTCTCGCCCGGGGCGTCAGAATTCCCCTTTTCCTCAGGACAGACCCATATTAAGGTGGGACAAAAGAGATGGAAGGCTACCAAACCCAGGCAGCTTTGATGGTCTTCATCGAAGCTGCAAAG ATGTATTTCCACAGCAGGTTGAAGGAGTTAAAATGCTCATAAACAAAACCCTCAGCAGCTTTTTCAAG GTCAGCCACACATTTCACCTCAGTGCTGTTGCACCATCGATTTACCGCTTCCACGTAGAGCATCTACAGTCAGATACAGAAAGCAAAGAAACA GGTTCTCCCATGCTGATTGGGGAAATGGACTCTTCGGGCAGCCTGAACGCTCACTCTTTATTCCACCTGAGTGAACGAGTAAAAGCCAAAGCGGTGTTTCAG actgtgCAGTCCCAGTTCGTAACGTGGCAGTTTGAGACCGAGTACAGGGGCAGCGACTTCACTGCTGCCATCACAGTGGCCAATCCGGACATCGTAAGAGAGTCTG TTATCATGGTGGCTCACTTCCTCCAGAGCGTGTCTCCACAGCTGGTTCTCGGGGGCGAGCTGGTGTATCACAGAGGGCGAGCCGAAGAAGGCGGCATCCTGACCCTCGCCGGACAATACTCAG GACCCAACTGGGTAGCCACATTAAATGCTGGTAAAGGAGGCGCCCATGCTAGCTACTATCACAAAGCGAACAAGCAG ATTCAGGTGGGAGTGGAGTTTGAGGCCAGCACTAGAACCCAAGAGACCAAATTCTCTTTCGGATACCAAATGGATTTACCCGAAGCCAACATGGTCTTTCGAG GAATGGTGGACAGTCGGTGTATCATCGGGGGTGTTCTGGAAAAACGCCTGTGCCCTCTTCCGGCTACATTAATCATGGGAGCCTTTGTCAACCACAGAGGAGACAAGCTGCAGGTCGGCCTCGGGGTGAACGTTGGCTAA